GGAGAGAACACGCTGTTTACGTAGTTGAAGTCGCCTGAAAGCACAGGAGCAGCTTTGTGGCCTGCCAGCGAGTAGGCCCATATCTCCACGTGTGAGCGAATGGCATTAAACAGTATCGTTTTTCCGTCGGCCGACCAGTCGGTCGCGATTTTCCCCTCGCTGGATTGGAACAGCAGGTGCTCCGAACTGGCTCCATTGGCCGCTTTGAGGTAGAGGTCGAAAGCTCCCGACTCCTGGGACGAATAGACAATGTCCTTTTGGTCCGGCGACCACACGGGCGCTACGTCTGCCGCGGGGCTGAAGGTGAAGCGCGTGCGGCCGCCGCGCTCCAAGTCCAACAGCCAGATATCGACGTTCTGCTTGCCGCTTCCGCCGATCACTGCCGCCACCTGCTTGCCGCCCGGCGAGAGCCGTATTCCGAGATAATTGTCCGGCTCGCCGAACTTCCCCAGCACCTTGCCACTGCGGTCGAACCAGGTGAGCTGCCGCGCGGGAGATGCCGTGCCCTTCCAGAACAGGAGGGTTCCGGTCTGTGAGGCCGAGAAGTGTCCCATCCAGCGCAGAGGCTCGTACTGCACCGACTCCGCCAGCGGGCGCACGCCGCCGCGCGTCTTTAGCGTGGGCGCGTCGAATTCGATGGCCATCAGTACCTGGTCGCGCACGAAGAGTAGATGCCCAGAGGGCACGTACACGGCGTTGCTGTCATCCTCGAGGATGCGCCGGCTCTCCTGCGAGTCCAGGGATCCTACAAAAATGCCGCCGCCAGTCTGCTTCTTCTGGAGACTGGGAGAGCCGATGGTGAACAGGAAATGCTTCCCATCCGGCAGAAAGAACGGCCAGCGCAGGGACAAGTTCTTTTCGGTGACCGGCGGACCGACTGCGGCCGGGGTTCCACCATTCTCGGAGACCTGCTGCAGGGAGGTTGCGGTCGAGGTCGGCTGGAAGACGATGACGCCCTCGCGGTTCCAGGTGCCGCCACGCCCATCTGGCGCATCGCACAGCGTCTCCGTCGGAGTCTGTCCGGAGGCCTCGATCTTCTTCAGTTTTCCATCCGCGAAAAAGCCGACCCAGCGGCTGTCAGGGGACCAGAACGGATATTGCGCCCCCTGG
This genomic stretch from Terriglobales bacterium harbors:
- a CDS encoding protein kinase; protein product: PVKPITQAGTVVGTFQYMSPEQVQGQEADARSDIFALGAVLYEMVTGKRAFEGKSAISVASAILEKEPEPISALQPMTPPALDQVVRGCLRKEPEERYQSAHDVKLQLKWIAEGGSQAGAPAVVVKHRRHREWVAWGAAALLLAAATILGAAALRRYLEQPQVVRFAIPQPEGASFRFGIFGGSPAPAAISPDGKLVVFGADAGGKRLLWVRPLNAFEARPLEGTQGAQYPFWSPDSRWVGFFADGKLKKIEASGQTPTETLCDAPDGRGGTWNREGVIVFQPTSTATSLQQVSENGGTPAAVGPPVTEKNLSLRWPFFLPDGKHFLFTIGSPSLQKKQTGGGIFVGSLDSQESRRILEDDSNAVYVPSGHLLFVRDQVLMAIEFDAPTLKTRGGVRPLAESVQYEPLRWMGHFSASQTGTLLFWKGTASPARQLTWFDRSGKVLGKFGEPDNYLGIRLSPGGKQVAAVIGGSGKQNVDIWLLDLERGGRTRFTFSPAADVAPVWSPDQKDIVYSSQESGAFDLYLKAANGASSEHLLFQSSEGKIATDWSADGKTILFNAIRSHVEIWAYSLAGHKAAPVLSGDFNYVNSVFSP